The proteins below come from a single Microbacterium sp. SLBN-154 genomic window:
- a CDS encoding DUF4916 domain-containing protein, giving the protein MTYLPAERYRLVEDTMPIACVDFFPQQPDTRAEVGLILRDSPFGKVWCHLGGRILRGESIRQALLRHAKDTLDVTLRLPRDPQPLDVYQWFPPDDTPADSDDHGVDPRKHAIGLSFIIELEGAPEPRNEADDFAWFPSEDLPAPLWPGTEPLLRRLLTRHSAT; this is encoded by the coding sequence GTGACCTACCTGCCCGCAGAGCGGTACCGCCTCGTCGAGGACACCATGCCGATCGCTTGCGTGGACTTCTTCCCGCAGCAGCCCGATACCCGGGCCGAGGTCGGACTGATCCTTCGCGACTCGCCCTTCGGAAAGGTCTGGTGCCACCTCGGCGGCCGTATCCTGCGCGGAGAGTCGATCAGACAGGCACTCCTTCGCCACGCCAAAGACACACTCGACGTGACTTTGCGACTTCCGCGCGACCCGCAGCCGCTCGACGTGTATCAATGGTTTCCCCCAGACGACACTCCCGCCGATTCCGACGATCACGGGGTAGACCCGCGCAAACACGCGATCGGCCTGTCATTCATCATCGAGCTCGAGGGTGCCCCCGAGCCGAGGAACGAAGCAGACGACTTCGCGTGGTTCCCCTCTGAGGACCTACCCGCCCCGTTGTGGCCGGGAACAGAGCCGCTCCTACGTCGATTGCTCACTCGTCACTCGGCCACGTAA
- a CDS encoding O-antigen ligase family protein gives MTALAPTQQSRPSRARISQLPFTAVIGAFWMVVISAPRLISLGPVSLSGAVTILVAVLAVACLPIYAVNTSARRSASGTYEPSRTRVPWPLWGFLLVLATNFVYTASAGQLDVDSIQNLCVYFSFVAAIGFAATARTIEIIDRGWELFRTLGTFASYLCLVMEVTGLTFLGSRPMAIVGLIILAIVVPGKPENLWVLLAPFAMVGALALSLSRTGTAIGILFLGFIVLRGRRGKRLVRGILLVSAAVGALVWMFLYYQPFRDRFLVGDAALQIGGLSISTQGRATFWDLLLANVGENWLIGQGLGSAARLITAYIPSQSHPHNDYLRFYFEFGLLGVSLFLAGYLLLLFRVWKNARVSDSSVHWAALIAMLAVGFVAITDNPFVYPFVMLPVAALAGFSLARARLELASAGLSTKFVDGPAP, from the coding sequence GTGACGGCTCTGGCGCCAACGCAGCAGTCGCGTCCGTCGCGTGCTCGCATCAGCCAACTGCCCTTCACTGCCGTCATCGGCGCGTTCTGGATGGTTGTGATCTCGGCACCACGCCTGATTTCCCTCGGGCCGGTGAGTCTTTCCGGCGCAGTCACGATCCTCGTCGCGGTCCTGGCAGTCGCCTGCCTCCCGATCTATGCCGTCAACACGAGCGCTCGCCGTTCCGCGTCCGGGACCTACGAACCCAGCCGAACCCGAGTCCCGTGGCCGCTCTGGGGATTCCTTCTCGTCCTAGCAACAAACTTCGTCTACACGGCAAGCGCCGGCCAGCTGGACGTAGACTCGATCCAGAACCTGTGCGTGTACTTCTCCTTTGTCGCCGCAATCGGATTCGCCGCGACCGCGAGGACGATCGAAATCATCGATCGCGGCTGGGAGCTGTTCCGCACACTCGGCACCTTCGCCTCGTACCTGTGTCTGGTGATGGAGGTCACCGGCCTGACGTTCCTGGGCTCGCGCCCCATGGCGATCGTCGGACTCATCATCCTCGCCATCGTCGTCCCGGGAAAGCCCGAGAACCTCTGGGTTCTGCTCGCCCCATTCGCGATGGTCGGCGCTCTCGCGCTGAGCCTGTCGCGCACGGGAACCGCGATCGGCATCCTCTTCCTCGGCTTCATCGTCCTACGGGGGCGACGCGGCAAGCGACTCGTGCGCGGCATCCTGCTCGTGTCCGCTGCGGTCGGCGCGCTGGTGTGGATGTTCCTCTACTATCAGCCGTTCCGCGACCGGTTCCTTGTTGGTGATGCTGCACTGCAGATCGGTGGGCTTTCAATCAGCACACAAGGGCGCGCGACGTTCTGGGACCTACTGCTCGCCAACGTCGGCGAGAACTGGCTCATCGGCCAGGGCCTTGGCTCCGCGGCCCGCCTCATCACGGCGTACATTCCCTCGCAGAGCCATCCACACAACGACTACCTGCGGTTCTACTTCGAGTTCGGCCTGCTGGGCGTCTCGTTGTTCCTCGCTGGCTACCTCCTGCTGCTCTTCCGAGTCTGGAAGAACGCTCGCGTTTCCGACAGTTCGGTGCACTGGGCTGCTCTGATCGCCATGTTGGCTGTCGGGTTTGTGGCGATCACTGACAACCCCTTCGTCTATCCCTTCGTGATGCTCCCTGTCGCGGCGCTGGCGGGCTTCTCGCTTGCACGCGCTCGGTTGGAGCTGGCGAGCGCGGGCCTGTCAACGAAATTCGTCGATGGGCCCGCACCGTGA
- a CDS encoding acyltransferase family protein, with the protein MTRSPDRWYRPDITGLRTLAIVPVVAFHAGATVIPGGFIGVDIFYVISGFLITTLLVREVGERGRIALGTFWAKRVRRLVPALVVVVVGTLPIAAVLSSVISWDVLAAQAVASVLYVANILFWQQSTNYFDTGTGLSPYLHMWSLGVEEQFYLVWPLMVILGAVIARRWLKLKTVLAIGFTLVFVSSLGLSIWLSPRDPDAAFYLLPTRAWEFAGAGLLALTAARIRPAAGLRLLMSSAGVVIIGLGLLTIHEGQPYPGIAALIPFVGTMLILAAGGAPRPDPVTRALQARPLVWIGEVSYSWYLWHWPLIVFAAALFPGQIWATAAAGVLSLGVGALSYYLVERPLRFAPRLTGSVRRTFKFGAAMTAAASVAAVAVFGAAWVLMRQEPLRTYAAAAETLPTTNCSDSTEPCVMGDRDGQATVALIGDSHAGHWVAAFDEAARDAGIRLIVRWKSSCPSMQVTVIDNAGRYDPTCASFREDTSLILANELPQAVVISNAFGYNDTIRADDLTELARPDQIRRWKDAYREQLSSFQDAGIKVGVVEDNPRMLFNPAECLTRLGADAVSCQSSVDDAFSLITDLASVHDEMTSEFAIEDVFDVNDDICSKVCMAVDSAGLPIFQDQTHLSDVWTRSKSPEAASFLRAVAE; encoded by the coding sequence GTGACAAGATCCCCTGATCGCTGGTATCGGCCTGACATCACGGGGCTCCGCACCCTCGCTATCGTTCCGGTGGTTGCATTCCACGCGGGTGCGACCGTCATCCCTGGTGGATTCATCGGAGTAGACATCTTCTATGTCATTTCGGGCTTCCTAATTACGACTCTGCTAGTCCGGGAAGTCGGGGAGCGGGGGCGCATTGCCCTTGGCACGTTCTGGGCGAAGCGCGTACGACGCCTCGTGCCTGCGCTCGTCGTCGTGGTAGTAGGCACACTTCCTATCGCGGCTGTGCTGAGCTCCGTGATCAGTTGGGACGTACTCGCGGCGCAGGCCGTCGCGTCTGTCCTCTACGTCGCGAACATTCTGTTCTGGCAACAGTCGACGAACTATTTCGACACGGGTACGGGGCTCAGCCCCTACCTGCACATGTGGTCTCTCGGGGTCGAGGAGCAGTTCTACCTCGTGTGGCCACTCATGGTGATCCTGGGTGCGGTGATCGCTCGCCGGTGGCTGAAGCTCAAGACCGTCCTCGCGATCGGCTTCACGCTTGTCTTTGTCTCATCGCTCGGACTGTCCATCTGGCTCAGCCCTCGCGATCCGGACGCGGCGTTCTATCTGCTCCCGACACGCGCATGGGAGTTCGCAGGCGCCGGCCTGCTTGCGCTGACCGCTGCTCGCATCCGGCCAGCGGCCGGGTTGCGACTGCTTATGTCTTCAGCCGGCGTCGTCATCATCGGCTTGGGTCTCCTCACCATTCACGAAGGTCAGCCGTACCCCGGTATTGCTGCGCTCATTCCTTTCGTCGGCACAATGCTGATTCTCGCGGCCGGCGGCGCACCTCGCCCAGACCCGGTGACCCGTGCTCTGCAAGCTCGACCGCTCGTCTGGATTGGGGAAGTTTCATACTCCTGGTACCTCTGGCATTGGCCCCTTATCGTCTTCGCGGCTGCCCTCTTCCCTGGCCAGATTTGGGCAACTGCCGCAGCGGGCGTTCTTTCCCTTGGCGTCGGCGCCCTCAGCTACTACCTGGTCGAGCGGCCCCTGCGGTTCGCACCTCGGCTAACAGGCTCGGTGCGTCGGACCTTCAAATTCGGCGCCGCGATGACGGCAGCCGCTTCGGTGGCGGCTGTTGCCGTCTTCGGAGCAGCGTGGGTGCTCATGCGGCAAGAGCCTTTGCGGACGTATGCGGCTGCAGCTGAAACGCTCCCCACGACTAACTGCTCCGACTCCACAGAGCCGTGCGTCATGGGAGACCGAGACGGTCAAGCGACCGTCGCTCTCATCGGAGACTCCCACGCGGGGCACTGGGTCGCCGCATTCGACGAGGCTGCCCGCGACGCTGGGATTCGGCTCATCGTGCGATGGAAAAGTTCTTGCCCGTCCATGCAGGTAACTGTGATCGACAACGCCGGTCGCTACGATCCGACCTGCGCATCGTTCCGAGAAGACACATCGCTTATCCTCGCCAACGAGTTGCCTCAGGCTGTCGTCATTTCCAATGCATTCGGGTATAACGACACAATTCGCGCTGATGATCTGACTGAGCTGGCTCGGCCGGATCAGATCAGAAGGTGGAAGGACGCGTACCGCGAGCAGCTCTCCTCTTTTCAAGACGCCGGCATCAAGGTGGGCGTCGTTGAGGACAACCCACGCATGCTCTTCAACCCAGCTGAGTGCCTCACCCGGCTTGGCGCTGACGCGGTCTCTTGCCAGTCATCGGTTGATGATGCGTTTTCGCTGATCACCGATCTCGCGTCGGTGCACGATGAGATGACGAGTGAGTTTGCGATCGAGGACGTCTTCGACGTCAATGACGACATCTGCTCGAAGGTCTGCATGGCCGTCGATTCAGCGGGTCTGCCGATCTTTCAAGACCAAACGCACCTGTCCGATGTGTGGACGCGTTCCAAGTCGCCCGAGGCTGCGTCATTCCTCCGGGCGGTGGCCGAGTAG
- a CDS encoding Dabb family protein, translating into MTYRHIVLFRVHDDVDDNRVTEAIERLRSLGVLPGIQSWRVELSLDTRKGRVIVEDASFVDRAAFEAFREHPEHTKTAETMADTSDWWIGDYETR; encoded by the coding sequence ATGACCTATCGACACATCGTGCTCTTCCGAGTCCACGACGATGTCGACGACAACCGAGTGACCGAAGCAATTGAGCGGCTCCGGTCACTCGGCGTTCTACCCGGCATCCAGTCTTGGCGAGTCGAGCTGTCCCTGGACACTCGCAAAGGACGCGTCATCGTCGAAGACGCATCCTTTGTCGACAGGGCAGCGTTCGAGGCGTTTCGGGAACACCCCGAACACACGAAAACCGCTGAGACCATGGCCGACACCTCCGACTGGTGGATCGGAGACTACGAGACCCGCTAA
- a CDS encoding GDP-L-fucose synthase family protein, whose product MTTATDGVGYTPGELDRDATFYVAGHRGLVGSAIVRRLESAGFDRVVGKPSAELDLKNRDAVFAYMGEIKPKYVVLAAAKVGGILANSTYPVDFLSDNMRIQTNVLDAAVANDVERVLFLGSSCIYPKFAEQPIREDSLLTGHLEPTNDAYAIAKIAGILHTQAVRRQYGLPWISAMPTNLYGPNDNFSPKGSHVLPALIRRYDEAASTGAGSVTNWGTGTPRREFLHADDMADACLHLLEHYDGPAQVNVGTGTDVTIREIADTIADVVGFQGETEWDTTKPDGTPQKLLDVSQLAEAGWTAQISLQEGLERTVAWYRDHADALRQ is encoded by the coding sequence ATGACCACCGCCACCGACGGCGTCGGCTACACCCCCGGAGAGCTTGACCGCGACGCCACGTTTTACGTCGCCGGCCACCGGGGCCTGGTCGGGTCCGCGATCGTCCGCCGGCTCGAATCCGCCGGGTTTGACCGGGTCGTCGGAAAGCCGTCCGCCGAGCTGGACCTGAAGAACCGGGATGCGGTCTTTGCGTACATGGGTGAGATCAAGCCCAAGTACGTCGTTCTGGCCGCGGCGAAGGTCGGGGGGATTCTGGCGAACTCCACCTACCCGGTGGACTTCCTCAGCGACAACATGCGCATCCAAACCAACGTGCTCGACGCGGCGGTTGCGAACGATGTGGAGCGGGTGCTGTTCCTCGGATCGTCCTGCATTTATCCGAAGTTTGCCGAGCAGCCGATCCGGGAAGACTCGTTGTTGACCGGGCATCTGGAGCCCACGAACGATGCGTACGCGATCGCGAAGATCGCCGGGATCCTGCACACCCAGGCGGTGCGTCGCCAGTACGGGCTTCCTTGGATCTCCGCGATGCCGACGAATCTGTACGGGCCGAACGACAACTTCTCCCCGAAGGGCTCACACGTCCTCCCGGCGCTGATCCGCCGGTACGACGAAGCCGCCTCCACGGGGGCTGGGTCGGTGACGAACTGGGGCACCGGAACACCGCGGCGGGAGTTCCTCCACGCCGACGACATGGCCGACGCGTGCCTGCACCTCCTCGAGCACTACGACGGCCCCGCACAAGTCAACGTCGGCACCGGGACGGATGTCACCATCCGCGAGATCGCTGACACCATCGCGGACGTCGTTGGATTCCAGGGTGAGACGGAGTGGGACACCACGAAGCCCGACGGGACCCCGCAGAAGCTCCTGGATGTGTCGCAGCTTGCTGAGGCGGGGTGGACCGCGCAGATCTCCCTCCAGGAAGGCCTGGAGCGGACCGTCGCCTGGTACCGCGACCACGCCGACGCACTACGCCAGTAA
- the gmd gene encoding GDP-mannose 4,6-dehydratase: MAKRALITGITGQDGSYLAELLLRKGYEVHGLIRRASTFNTHRIDHLYVDPHDPSAKLFLHYGDLSDGARMVTLMAEINPDEVYNLAAQSHVRVSFDEPEHTADTTGTGTIRLLEAVRLSGIKTRFYQASTSELYGATPPPQNEETPFYPRSPYGVAKLYSYWITKNYREAYDMFAVNGILFNHESPRRGETFVTRKITRAVARIKAGVQKDIYLGNLDSIRDWGYAAEYVEGMWRMLQVDEPEDFVLGTGVGYTIRDFLETSFGHVGLDWQEYVKFDERYLRPTEVDALIGDPSKAADKLGWVPTIDGKELAKLMVDADIEALEKGAEWIDTVKLASWGTADTVAAR; this comes from the coding sequence TTGGCCAAGCGCGCACTCATCACTGGTATCACGGGTCAGGATGGCTCGTATCTCGCGGAACTCCTCCTCCGGAAGGGGTATGAGGTGCACGGCTTGATCCGTCGGGCGTCAACGTTCAACACGCACCGGATCGATCACCTCTACGTGGACCCGCATGACCCGTCGGCGAAACTGTTCCTGCACTACGGGGACCTGTCCGATGGTGCGCGGATGGTGACGCTCATGGCCGAGATCAATCCGGATGAGGTCTACAACCTGGCGGCGCAGTCGCATGTGCGGGTGTCGTTCGATGAGCCGGAGCACACCGCCGACACCACCGGTACCGGTACGATTCGCCTGCTCGAAGCGGTCCGGTTGTCGGGAATTAAGACCCGCTTCTACCAGGCCTCCACCTCGGAGCTGTATGGTGCGACGCCGCCGCCGCAGAACGAGGAGACCCCGTTCTACCCCCGCTCCCCCTACGGGGTTGCAAAACTGTATTCGTACTGGATCACGAAGAACTACCGCGAGGCGTACGACATGTTCGCCGTCAACGGCATCCTGTTCAACCACGAATCCCCCCGTCGCGGGGAGACGTTCGTAACCCGCAAGATCACCCGCGCGGTCGCCCGCATCAAGGCCGGGGTGCAGAAGGACATCTACCTCGGAAACCTCGACTCGATCCGCGACTGGGGATACGCCGCGGAGTACGTCGAGGGCATGTGGCGGATGCTGCAGGTCGACGAACCCGAAGACTTCGTCCTCGGCACCGGTGTCGGCTACACGATCCGGGACTTCCTGGAGACCTCGTTCGGGCACGTCGGGCTGGATTGGCAGGAGTACGTGAAGTTCGACGAACGGTACCTGCGTCCCACCGAGGTCGACGCGCTCATCGGTGACCCGTCGAAGGCGGCGGACAAGCTCGGATGGGTTCCCACCATCGACGGCAAGGAACTTGCCAAGCTCATGGTCGACGCCGACATCGAGGCCCTCGAAAAGGGCGCCGAGTGGATCGACACCGTGAAGCTCGCGTCGTGGGGCACCGCGGACACGGTGGCGGCCCGATGA
- a CDS encoding glycosyltransferase family 4 protein has product MFRRSCHSVSSAAAVLLESPRSDRLALLGSVDKRERLSQVPHCVILSQVPPPVHGSTVITRRLIELLTERGWNVQLVDRRFSSEVADVGKLTVSKLSSIPGLLVRAGRAFRGSRDPIIYFVTNRPGSFLIDWLVLRLCGRRRRMIAYIHTVGFVSLAERGSWWANRVREVLSRFDDVVVLGPSLIRDIEKWVSPEKITVIKNPARSPAKGDSIRRGGPLRLLYLSNLLEEKGVFDFIELATRLAGHGTQFRIAGHPGPADVMARLDDLLSRVDPEELAYVGPVDEGGRDDLFVWADALIFPSRYAYEAQPLVLIEAFAAGVPVIAYDVGGVSDLVEDEKTGVLISFGDIDGMVEAVSTVSGDSLSQLARGARRAYETDHSEAVYISRWTDLLNRGSQDEWSS; this is encoded by the coding sequence ATGTTTCGCCGAAGTTGCCACTCGGTGTCGAGTGCGGCGGCAGTGCTGCTCGAGTCGCCGCGTTCGGATAGGTTGGCTCTGCTCGGCTCTGTTGACAAACGAGAAAGACTATCCCAGGTGCCTCACTGCGTTATTTTGAGCCAGGTTCCTCCGCCCGTCCATGGGTCGACAGTGATCACGCGAAGGCTGATTGAGTTGCTAACTGAGCGCGGATGGAACGTTCAGCTCGTGGACAGGCGTTTCAGCTCGGAAGTCGCGGATGTCGGCAAGCTCACTGTGAGCAAACTCTCTTCGATTCCGGGCCTGTTGGTGAGAGCGGGACGAGCTTTCAGGGGATCGAGAGACCCGATTATCTATTTTGTCACCAACCGTCCCGGGTCATTCCTGATCGATTGGTTGGTGCTGAGGCTATGTGGGCGTCGACGTCGGATGATTGCTTACATACACACGGTGGGCTTTGTGAGCCTGGCGGAGCGCGGCAGTTGGTGGGCAAACCGGGTTCGCGAGGTTCTATCGCGCTTTGATGACGTTGTCGTCCTCGGGCCCTCGTTGATACGTGACATAGAGAAATGGGTTTCGCCGGAAAAGATAACGGTGATCAAAAACCCCGCCCGCTCGCCTGCGAAGGGGGACTCCATCCGCCGCGGCGGGCCGCTTCGACTCTTGTACCTCTCGAATCTGCTCGAGGAGAAGGGTGTGTTCGATTTCATCGAGCTCGCGACACGCCTCGCCGGGCACGGAACGCAGTTCCGAATCGCTGGGCACCCCGGACCCGCCGACGTTATGGCCCGACTCGATGACCTACTAAGCAGGGTAGATCCGGAAGAGTTAGCGTACGTGGGTCCCGTCGACGAAGGCGGTCGCGACGATCTCTTCGTCTGGGCGGACGCTCTGATCTTCCCGAGCCGCTACGCGTACGAAGCTCAGCCGCTCGTGCTGATCGAGGCATTTGCCGCCGGGGTGCCCGTCATTGCCTACGACGTCGGAGGTGTTTCTGACCTAGTGGAGGACGAGAAGACGGGGGTACTCATTTCGTTTGGTGATATCGACGGCATGGTTGAAGCGGTGTCGACTGTGTCAGGAGATTCGCTATCTCAACTCGCTCGTGGTGCGCGCAGAGCGTACGAAACGGATCATTCGGAAGCCGTGTACATCAGCCGCTGGACTGACTTGCTAAATCGGGGAAGCCAAGACGAGTGGTCATCGTGA
- a CDS encoding lipopolysaccharide biosynthesis protein: MTSLASAAARGGASTVIFQLIRMVIGLGTMVIVARLLNPADFGLFAMIIAIVGLAEILRDFGFMNAVSRAPSLSRRQASNLFWMNTGLGLFIGVALFLSSSLLATFYSEPRLGPLAQALALVFAVNGVSVQFKAHLVRGLKITRVNIAETFAQLFGSVVVIVLAILGLGYWALFWQQLAVAVSALAMLIVFSGWFPGLPAKAPMGSFLSYGAAVAGQQTLNYAVRNVDTVAIGRFLGAVTLGFYDRAYQLLMIPIGQFNAPLTRVAVPTLARVWNGGGPFERYLHTAQKVAAFVTVPFFALMIALGEVGVSVVYGEKWGFSGVILQILAVGGVFRSLMQITYWAYLSSGRAGTMLRFDLIALPVLALTILGGLPWGVLGVAAAHSVGYAAYWLVGLWWMTRKLKVAFRPLFVTGMKSIAVAVLVVAVGLASTALITNDLVALLAGLGAALVAIGLAVGLVPGIRNEYATVLRVARMALGRRRP, translated from the coding sequence GTGACATCACTCGCATCCGCTGCAGCGAGGGGCGGGGCATCGACTGTCATCTTCCAGCTGATTCGAATGGTCATTGGGCTTGGGACGATGGTCATAGTCGCGAGGCTGCTTAACCCCGCGGACTTTGGCCTCTTTGCGATGATCATCGCGATCGTCGGCTTGGCGGAGATCCTGCGTGACTTCGGCTTCATGAACGCAGTTTCTCGAGCCCCGAGTCTCTCACGCAGACAGGCCTCCAACCTATTCTGGATGAACACTGGACTAGGTCTATTTATTGGTGTCGCACTCTTCTTGTCGTCGAGCCTCTTAGCGACCTTCTACAGCGAGCCGCGGCTGGGGCCGCTTGCTCAAGCCCTCGCGCTGGTGTTCGCGGTCAACGGAGTCTCCGTCCAGTTCAAGGCTCATCTAGTCCGAGGTCTAAAGATAACCCGCGTTAATATAGCCGAGACTTTTGCACAACTGTTCGGTTCTGTCGTAGTTATTGTGCTCGCTATCCTGGGTCTCGGGTATTGGGCGCTATTCTGGCAGCAGCTCGCGGTTGCAGTATCAGCGCTAGCAATGTTGATCGTCTTTAGTGGATGGTTCCCCGGGCTCCCAGCGAAGGCGCCGATGGGGTCTTTTCTCAGCTACGGTGCTGCTGTTGCCGGTCAACAGACTCTCAATTACGCGGTTCGGAACGTGGACACAGTTGCGATTGGTCGATTTCTCGGGGCTGTCACTCTAGGCTTCTACGACCGTGCATATCAGCTATTGATGATTCCTATCGGCCAGTTCAACGCTCCGCTGACCCGGGTCGCGGTTCCTACTTTGGCGCGGGTGTGGAACGGTGGAGGGCCGTTTGAGCGCTATCTGCATACTGCGCAGAAGGTGGCAGCGTTCGTAACTGTCCCGTTCTTTGCGTTGATGATTGCGTTGGGAGAGGTAGGCGTTTCAGTCGTGTACGGGGAGAAGTGGGGCTTCAGCGGGGTCATTCTGCAGATCCTGGCGGTAGGCGGCGTTTTCCGTTCACTTATGCAGATCACCTACTGGGCCTACCTGTCAAGCGGGCGCGCTGGGACCATGCTCCGGTTCGATCTCATCGCTCTTCCCGTGCTGGCGCTTACGATCTTGGGGGGGCTGCCCTGGGGTGTCCTTGGAGTGGCGGCGGCCCACTCGGTCGGTTACGCCGCGTACTGGCTCGTGGGGCTGTGGTGGATGACGCGAAAGCTCAAAGTAGCTTTCCGGCCCTTGTTCGTCACGGGGATGAAGTCGATCGCGGTTGCGGTGCTGGTTGTGGCGGTCGGACTGGCAAGCACGGCGCTTATCACTAATGATCTCGTCGCACTGCTCGCAGGGCTCGGCGCCGCGCTGGTCGCGATCGGGCTTGCGGTCGGATTAGTGCCGGGGATACGGAATGAGTACGCGACAGTACTGAGGGTCGCGAGAATGGCCCTCGGGCGGCGGAGGCCATAG
- a CDS encoding DUF2264 domain-containing protein yields the protein MRIEPTYPSWLAAAKSMALPASAEWASPSVSARSSHGVAADTLESFARPFMLTSLVAATGDRDAIEVGMSQLALFLSARAGRNEAFRLFAVSPSAALPEATSLALALWFGRHHMWEAMEPHLRAEVATWLRESALTATKRANNWVLFGWTISRFLRSVGRHDPELLAMERWCEQQVDGWYVGGGWYTDGGSATFDYYNSYAFHYYFYLVPFLEGRPPAEKRVARLGSFLNDLEWLMGPDGAPIRYGRSLTYRFGVAAPLSVTALLPDVAESGALPRSILASRVMNYFATREDLARIGGVGLGWAGQQEGVAQRYSGPLASYWFGKSFVALLAGQESGFWMPEWNDAEPEPAARIRLSPSPGFAFARSEVGSKLLLNHGSYDRTSTDLRLIADDPFYTRVIYSDRSWPDQSNSALSGGVSAQIGRSTYVRARPVRVDFTEDEMSSVWSLRRQPGPFGKRLSRMKGMSRLRRLWLLRHFVARRQRTVEVSSREVAGWLIVRARLTHTASRTATLRFGVPEELGPADHASWLRLSTKTVLERRNIGESFGSGFYVLCSNESDIHFAIRLELTAPAYEFE from the coding sequence TTGCGAATAGAACCGACTTACCCGAGCTGGCTTGCTGCAGCCAAGTCCATGGCGCTCCCCGCGTCGGCGGAGTGGGCCTCGCCGTCCGTCTCCGCCAGGAGCTCTCATGGTGTTGCTGCTGACACGCTGGAATCGTTCGCGCGACCATTTATGCTGACTTCTCTCGTGGCGGCCACCGGGGATCGAGATGCAATCGAGGTCGGTATGAGCCAGCTTGCGCTGTTCCTCTCGGCCCGCGCTGGAAGAAACGAAGCTTTTCGTCTATTTGCGGTATCGCCGTCTGCGGCTCTTCCGGAGGCTACGTCTCTCGCGTTAGCGCTCTGGTTTGGGCGCCACCATATGTGGGAGGCCATGGAGCCACACCTCCGAGCGGAGGTCGCGACCTGGCTCAGAGAGAGCGCACTGACGGCGACGAAGAGAGCCAACAACTGGGTTCTCTTCGGCTGGACCATCTCACGCTTCCTGAGAAGTGTCGGACGCCACGATCCCGAGCTTTTGGCGATGGAACGTTGGTGCGAACAGCAGGTGGACGGGTGGTACGTAGGTGGCGGGTGGTACACAGACGGTGGCAGTGCGACCTTCGACTACTACAACTCCTACGCGTTCCACTACTACTTTTACTTAGTTCCATTCCTCGAGGGGCGCCCGCCCGCCGAGAAGCGGGTAGCTCGACTCGGCTCTTTCCTCAATGACTTGGAGTGGCTGATGGGGCCGGACGGTGCGCCTATCCGATATGGCAGGTCCCTGACATATCGCTTCGGCGTGGCTGCCCCCTTGAGCGTGACAGCGTTGTTGCCTGACGTAGCGGAAAGTGGCGCCCTGCCGCGATCGATCCTCGCTTCGCGGGTCATGAACTACTTCGCAACAAGGGAAGACTTGGCTCGCATCGGGGGGGTGGGACTGGGGTGGGCTGGGCAGCAGGAGGGAGTGGCTCAGCGCTACTCGGGACCCCTTGCGTCCTACTGGTTTGGGAAGTCTTTTGTCGCACTTCTGGCAGGGCAAGAATCCGGTTTCTGGATGCCTGAATGGAACGACGCGGAGCCTGAGCCAGCCGCCCGGATAAGGCTATCTCCTTCGCCGGGATTCGCTTTCGCTCGCTCTGAGGTGGGTAGCAAACTGCTACTCAATCATGGATCGTACGATCGTACATCGACGGACCTCCGGCTGATAGCGGACGATCCGTTCTATACCAGGGTCATCTACTCGGACAGGTCGTGGCCCGACCAGTCGAATTCTGCCCTCTCGGGTGGGGTCAGTGCTCAAATCGGTCGTTCGACTTACGTGCGCGCTCGGCCCGTGCGGGTCGACTTCACCGAGGACGAGATGAGCTCTGTTTGGTCACTAAGGCGTCAGCCCGGCCCCTTCGGAAAACGACTTTCCCGAATGAAGGGGATGTCCAGGCTCCGGAGGCTCTGGCTACTGCGCCACTTCGTCGCCAGGCGCCAGCGTACGGTGGAAGTGTCATCGCGGGAAGTTGCGGGCTGGCTGATCGTGCGAGCGCGCCTTACGCACACTGCTAGTCGAACCGCCACGCTTCGGTTTGGCGTTCCCGAAGAGCTCGGCCCGGCCGACCATGCATCCTGGTTGCGCTTATCGACGAAAACAGTTCTCGAGCGCAGGAATATCGGTGAGAGTTTCGGGAGTGGATTCTACGTCCTCTGTTCGAATGAAAGCGACATCCACTTCGCCATCAGGCTTGAGCTGACGGCCCCGGCGTATGAATTTGAGTGA